A genomic window from Flavobacterium azooxidireducens includes:
- a CDS encoding PorP/SprF family type IX secretion system membrane protein produces the protein MKKIVIIALLLVGYQGIAQQDAQYTHYMYNTINVNPAYAGSRGVMSIFGLHRTQWVGLDGAPVTNSFSLNTPINNTNLGVGLSFVNDRIGPTDENAISVDVSYTVPTSERFKLSFGIKGTANLFSLDPSKLNPEHMGDPQFQNLKSEFTPNLGAGVYFHSDKSYIGLSIPNFFETVRYSDNDVAINKERMNFYLIGGHVFDLSYNVKFKPAFLVKAVEGAPLQLDVSGNFLINERFVLGAAWRWDAAVSAMAGFQVTQGLFVGYGYDHETTKLRRFNSGSHEVFLRFELFNRYNRIVSPRFF, from the coding sequence ATGAAAAAAATAGTAATTATTGCTTTACTGCTGGTTGGTTACCAAGGGATTGCACAGCAAGATGCACAGTACACACACTATATGTATAACACAATAAATGTTAACCCAGCTTATGCAGGTTCACGAGGTGTAATGAGTATTTTTGGTTTACACCGTACTCAATGGGTTGGATTAGACGGAGCTCCGGTAACCAATTCGTTTTCGTTAAACACTCCTATTAACAATACGAATTTAGGTGTTGGTTTATCGTTTGTAAATGATCGCATTGGTCCAACGGATGAAAATGCGATTTCGGTAGATGTAAGTTATACAGTTCCTACATCCGAACGATTTAAACTTTCCTTTGGAATAAAAGGAACAGCCAATCTTTTTAGTTTGGATCCAAGTAAGTTAAACCCTGAACACATGGGAGACCCACAGTTTCAGAATTTAAAAAGTGAGTTTACCCCTAATTTAGGAGCTGGTGTTTATTTTCATTCAGACAAGAGTTATATCGGATTATCAATACCTAATTTTTTTGAAACAGTCCGTTACAGCGACAATGATGTAGCAATCAACAAAGAGCGAATGAACTTTTATTTAATAGGAGGACATGTGTTTGATTTGAGTTACAACGTTAAATTCAAACCGGCTTTTTTAGTAAAGGCAGTCGAGGGGGCACCATTACAATTGGATGTATCAGGAAACTTTTTAATCAACGAGCGATTTGTCTTAGGAGCAGCATGGCGTTGGGATGCAGCCGTGAGTGCCATGGCAGGCTTTCAAGTGACCCAAGGGTTATTTGTTGGTTATGGCTATGATCATGAAACCACCAAATTAAGACGATTTAACTCAGGTTCACACGAAGTGTTTTTGAGATTTGAATTATTTAATAGATATAACCGAATCGTTTCACCCCGATTTTTCTAA
- a CDS encoding OmpA family protein: MSLCFVSSFAQERAANRAEKKYDKYAYVDAIETYERIANKGYKNQEILQNLGNAYYFNAKLEEASKWYGELFGLTQDVETEYYFRYAQSLKAVGDYKKADDMMAKFHQKNQSDSRGVLAKTQKDYLAEIKKNSGRHQIEEAGINSVYSDYGSAFYGDKLVFTSARDTGNFIKRKHTWTGQSFTRMYAATIKEDGSVENPEKFANEINTRFHEATPVFTKDLKTVYFTRNNFNQGKKGKDSKRVTLLKIYRSKQGEDGKWGKEEELPFNSDNYQVAHPALSPDEKTLYFASDMPGTLGASDLFKVTINEDGSFGTPINLGPTINTEARETFPFISSKNELYFSSDGHPGLGGLDIFASQIKEDGSVSEPVNVGEPVNSSFDDFGYIINHTNKRGFLTSNRPNSVGDDDIYKFIENRELILTCDQELAGVVTDTETGAIIPNAKLTLMDDKFNKLKETTSDAQGLYDFGEVDCDTKFYVRAEKTDYNTKELAVITPKESGKTTLPIELEPTKKPVKVGDDLAKAFGIKIIYFDLDKWNIRPDAALELAKILDVLNEYPSMKIDIRSHTDSRQTHKYNELLSDRRAKSTMAWLVKNGIDKSRLTAKGYGETQLVNKCADNVECSEEDHQLNRRSEFIIIDL; the protein is encoded by the coding sequence TTGAGTTTATGTTTTGTTAGTAGCTTTGCTCAAGAGCGAGCAGCCAATAGAGCAGAAAAGAAGTACGATAAATATGCCTATGTTGATGCTATTGAAACCTATGAGCGAATAGCCAACAAAGGATATAAGAATCAGGAAATATTACAAAATTTAGGTAATGCCTATTATTTTAATGCCAAATTAGAAGAAGCATCTAAGTGGTATGGCGAGTTATTTGGCCTAACCCAAGATGTAGAGACTGAATATTATTTTCGTTATGCTCAATCCTTAAAAGCAGTAGGCGATTATAAAAAAGCGGATGATATGATGGCAAAATTCCACCAAAAGAACCAAAGTGATTCTAGGGGAGTTTTGGCAAAAACGCAAAAAGACTATTTAGCAGAAATCAAGAAAAACTCAGGAAGACACCAAATTGAGGAAGCAGGAATCAACTCTGTTTATTCCGATTATGGAAGTGCTTTTTATGGTGATAAGCTAGTTTTTACATCGGCAAGAGATACAGGTAATTTCATCAAACGCAAACACACTTGGACAGGTCAATCCTTTACTCGCATGTATGCAGCAACAATAAAGGAAGACGGTTCGGTAGAAAACCCTGAGAAATTTGCTAACGAAATCAATACACGTTTTCACGAAGCTACGCCTGTTTTTACAAAGGATTTAAAAACGGTTTATTTTACAAGAAATAATTTTAACCAAGGCAAAAAAGGAAAGGACAGTAAACGTGTAACGTTATTAAAAATCTATCGATCAAAACAAGGAGAAGATGGTAAATGGGGTAAAGAAGAAGAATTACCATTTAATAGCGACAACTATCAGGTAGCTCATCCAGCACTTAGTCCAGATGAAAAAACATTATATTTTGCATCAGACATGCCAGGTACTTTGGGAGCATCAGACTTGTTCAAAGTAACCATTAATGAAGATGGAAGTTTTGGTACGCCTATAAATTTAGGACCAACTATAAACACCGAGGCTAGAGAAACCTTCCCATTTATATCGAGCAAGAATGAACTTTATTTTTCTTCAGACGGTCATCCGGGCTTGGGCGGATTAGATATTTTTGCATCACAAATCAAAGAAGACGGATCTGTGTCAGAGCCAGTGAATGTTGGTGAGCCGGTTAATAGTTCGTTTGATGATTTTGGTTACATTATCAATCATACCAACAAAAGAGGATTTTTAACCTCAAACCGACCAAACTCAGTGGGCGATGATGATATTTATAAATTCATTGAAAATAGAGAATTGATACTCACTTGCGACCAAGAATTAGCAGGCGTTGTCACCGATACTGAAACCGGAGCAATTATTCCAAACGCAAAGCTAACGTTGATGGATGACAAGTTCAACAAGCTTAAAGAAACAACCAGTGATGCTCAAGGATTGTATGATTTTGGTGAAGTAGATTGTGATACAAAGTTCTATGTTCGAGCAGAAAAGACCGATTACAACACCAAAGAATTGGCGGTTATTACACCGAAAGAAAGCGGAAAAACAACCTTGCCGATAGAATTGGAACCAACCAAAAAACCAGTTAAAGTAGGTGATGATTTAGCCAAAGCCTTTGGTATAAAAATTATCTATTTTGATTTAGATAAATGGAATATTCGTCCGGATGCAGCTTTAGAACTAGCTAAAATATTGGATGTTCTTAATGAATACCCAAGTATGAAAATCGACATTCGTTCGCACACCGATAGTAGACAAACTCATAAATATAATGAATTGCTATCAGACAGAAGAGCTAAATCTACTATGGCATGGTTAGTGAAAAACGGAATCGATAAATCCAGACTTACAGCCAAAGGCTATGGTGAAACACAATTAGTAAACAAATGTGCTGATAACGTTGAATGTTCGGAAGAGGATCATCAACTAAACAGAAGAAGTGAGTTTATTATAATAGACTTGTAA
- a CDS encoding DUF5675 family protein, whose protein sequence is MVLLLSRTYFPEGTNGKLECEGKLICKTIELPWKMNETKVSCIPEGKYFIRKRYSAKYKWHLEVMDVPNRKFILFHPANNSQKELQGCIAPVIKLSGPGLGLMSRKAFNKLKDIVYQALDENESVELIVQ, encoded by the coding sequence ATGGTTTTACTACTATCAAGAACTTATTTCCCTGAAGGAACAAATGGTAAACTCGAATGCGAAGGTAAATTGATTTGTAAAACAATTGAATTGCCGTGGAAGATGAACGAAACGAAGGTTTCCTGCATTCCTGAGGGGAAATATTTTATTAGAAAGCGATACAGTGCCAAATACAAATGGCATTTGGAAGTGATGGATGTACCGAACAGAAAATTCATTCTTTTTCATCCTGCGAACAATTCTCAAAAGGAATTACAAGGCTGTATTGCTCCTGTTATTAAACTTTCTGGTCCAGGACTTGGTTTGATGTCTCGGAAAGCTTTTAATAAACTGAAAGATATTGTTTATCAAGCTTTGGATGAAAATGAAAGTGTCGAATTAATTGTTCAATAG
- a CDS encoding DUF6943 family protein, producing the protein MINFKMKHHQNGVKYANPHFFILNKGLNTGKPLEEPCPNCFVIIFQCSEDCENMESICKSLWRVKYWLQFLIGSVIPYIRINDFAKTLNLKANEMMTDFEQHKKNVAALKTLEQKEKQFHENINLINDLRKVILYRYCKK; encoded by the coding sequence ATGATAAATTTTAAAATGAAACACCACCAAAACGGAGTAAAGTATGCAAATCCTCATTTCTTCATCCTAAACAAAGGGTTAAACACAGGCAAACCTTTAGAGGAACCCTGCCCGAATTGCTTTGTAATCATTTTCCAATGTTCAGAAGATTGCGAAAACATGGAATCCATCTGTAAAAGCTTATGGAGAGTAAAATATTGGCTTCAATTCCTTATCGGTTCTGTAATTCCATACATCAGAATCAATGATTTTGCAAAAACCCTAAATCTGAAAGCAAATGAAATGATGACCGATTTCGAGCAACACAAAAAAAATGTAGCAGCTCTTAAAACCTTAGAACAAAAGGAAAAACAATTTCACGAAAACATCAATTTAATCAATGATTTAAGAAAAGTCATTTTATATCGCTATTGCAAAAAATAA